A single genomic interval of Aphidius gifuensis isolate YNYX2018 linkage group LG6, ASM1490517v1, whole genome shotgun sequence harbors:
- the LOC122858550 gene encoding STAM-binding protein-like encodes MTIIVGNCYLNGTSRFCLTGINMYKDKGTLSPSPSSSSSSSSSTTTSTTAKKQYDKNNINISDPDGRLKLLTEMAVVDIRPDVSPAKYYRSGAEMIRIAEQYKNQGEIQKAYVLYVKFIILFLEKIIKHPLYKNVSQDDKAKNKQTLKKIFPITEELKKKILQQYKEEAKKYIADEEQKKLKIDEENRRFKNLVNDDDKNNSNYKLLPHQNVDSFVHDKKFNLDDKETPVFDRSLKPASSQISSHRFSLSDLKLPSKLISEFLKLSNSNTLSNKETCGILTGKMGKNQLFVTHLLIPHQSGSPDSCLTHNEEDIFDYQDQHSLITLGWIHTHPTQTAFLSSVDLHTHCAYQLMLPEAIAVVCAPKYDETGFFMLTPEHGLDFIAHCRATGFHPHPNEKTLYTHATHCKLDSTMDIKIVDLRKNK; translated from the exons ATGACAATAATTGTTggtaattgttatttaaatggtACATCAAGGTTTTGTTTGAcag GTATAAACATGTACAAAGATAAAGGTACTttatcaccatcaccatcatcatcatcatcatcatcatcatcaacaacaacatcaacaacagcaaaaaaacaatatgacaaaaataatataaatataagtgATCCTGATGGACGACTTAAATTATTGACTGAGATGGCAGTTGTTGATATACGTCCAGATGTTTCACCAGCCAA gtATTATCGATCTGGTGCTGAAATGATTAGAATAGctgaacaatataaaaatcaaggtGAAATACAAAAGGCTTATGTActttatgttaaatttataat TCTTtttctagaaaaaattataaaacatccACTCTATAAAAATGTATCACAAGATGATAAAgccaaaaataaacaaacactcaaaaaaatatttccaataactgaggaattaaaaaaaaaaatattacaacaatACAAAGAAGaggcaaaaaaatatattgctgatgaagaacaaaaaaaattaaaaattgatgaagaaaatcgaaggtttaaaaatttagtaaatgacgatgataaaaataatagtaattataaattactacCTCATCAAAATGTTGATTCGTTtgttcatgataaaaaattcaatttggaTGACAA agaAACACCAGTATTTGATCGTTCATTGAAACCAGCTTCATCACAGATATCTAGTCACAGATTTTCATTGAGTGATCTTAAACTTCCCTCAAAATTAAtaagtgaatttttaaaattatcaaatagtaATACATTGAGTAACAAAGAAACATGTGGTATATTAACTGGTAAAATgggaaaaaatcaattatttgtaACACATTTATTGATACCACATCAGAGTGGATCACCAGATTCTTGTTTAACTCACAATGAAGAGGATATATTTGATTATCAAGATCAACATAGTCTTATTACTTTGGGCTGGATtcat acACATCCAACTCAGACAGCATTTCTATCGAGTGTTGATTTACATACCCATTGTGCCTATCAGCTGATGCTTCCTGAGGCAATTGCTGTTGTTTGTGCTCCAAAATATGACGa aactGGATTTTTCATGTTGACTCCTGAACATGGTCTTGATTTTATTGCACATTGTCGAGCAACTGGTTTTCATCCTCatccaaatgaaaaaacacTTTACacg CATGCGACACACTGTAAACTAGATTCAACAATGGACATCAAAATTGTTGATCttcgaaaaaacaaataa
- the LOC122859620 gene encoding putative histone-lysine N-methyltransferase 1, protein MVVIYLLTSQDNKVKQQSTSSSSSLQFNKSSEIFDQERWKSKKFTSLADFWGEPDKNKSEIEKLRIKLEEEKFRREHCEKLIQELQKKLLEQQEKVAVAIAIDKEKIIIISQYQVMINKLKDEYLIINNKFEKLQNTYDDDVSKYKTQINHYEMENLNLKNTSNQYKDKCDYLQQQNNILIDEHKCQLENSQKIITTTNENYELLKNNHLKLQETSSNYEKELKMEKLKFTEIHKEMDIINKALETCESELSLLRQENENLQLRFKEEKDRCTILDKKKTDLLEELNNMRKCEIDMKNQVKLLISQNDKKRNELRDIYQKQVDDVVQVKLQEFQSQLDSAEMTFKNEIETKQRVIAECAARKIKSIIDKHQLEIHLIEEKHREEKRLHDIKVSKSLNKITMLESKLNDQEAAKSRIAQQLHGLMEKQWKQALQIISPVVNNNNNKYCKNTSYVCGDGHDDDDDDNNNYYSEPVKLHRNHSGQKHSSKNTNNNNNNNNNNNNHKNKNNYIQQKHEEEESLVAFTSTDHSPESKLIDSKEDLKKCIQMILQMQDNKPFETENESFTSPVSSRQVPRKYYTKADSQDSQQQQQQQQSVTFGKNVSWEPIEADSSIADTSIIHFDIKSTKPPWK, encoded by the exons ATGGTagtaat ttatttattaactagccaagataataaagtaaaacaacaatcaacatcatcatcatcatcattacaatttaataaatcaagtgAAATATTTGATCAAGAAAGAtggaaatcaaaaaaattcacatcaCTTGCTGATTTTTGGGGTGAaccagataaaaataaaagtgaaattgaaaaattacgaataaaattagaagaagaaaaatttcgTCGTGAACattgtgaaaaattaattcaagaattacaaaaaaaattattagaacaaCAAGAAAAAGTTGCTGTTGCAATTGcaattgataaagaaaaaataataataatatcacaaTATCAAgttatgattaataaattaaaagatgaatatttaataattaataataaatttgaaaaattacaaaatacatatGACGATGATGTGTCAAAGTATAAAACACAAATAAACCATTatgaaatggaaaatttaaatttaaaaaatacatcaaatcAATACAAGGATAAGTGTGattatttacaacaacaaaataatattctaattGACGAACATAAATGTCAATTGGAAAATAGccaaaaaatcataacaacaacaaatgaaaattatgaactattaaaaaataatcatttaaagcTACAAGAGACATCATCAAATtatgaaaaagaattaaaaatggaaaaattaaaattcaccgAAATACATAAAGAAAtggatattataaataaagcaCTTGAAACATGTGAAAGTGAATTGTCATTGTTACgacaagaaaatgaaaatttacagCTACGTTTCAAGGAAGAAAAAGATAGATGCACaatattggataaaaaaaaaacagatttacttgaagaattaaataaCATGAGAAAATGTGaaattgatatgaaaaatcaagttaaattattaatttcacaaaatgataaaaaacgtAATGAACTACgtgatatttatcaaaaacaagttgatgatgttgtacAAGTTAAACTCCAAGAATTTCAATCACAATTAGATTCTGCTgaaatgacatttaaaaatgaaattgaaacaaaacaACGTGTTATTGCTGAATGTGCtgcaagaaaaattaaaagtattattgaCAAGCATCAATtggaaattcatttaattgaagaaaaacaCAGAGAAGAAAAACGTTTGCATGATATTAAAGtatcaaaatcattaaataaaataacaatgctAGAATCTAAATTAAATGATCAAGAAGCTGCTAAATCACGTATTGCACAACAATTACATGGACTTATGGAAAAACAATGGAAACAAGcattacaaataatatcaccagttgtaaataataataataataaatattgtaaaaatacaaGCTATGTTTGTGGTGATggtcatgatgatgatgatgatgataataataattattattctgaaCCAGTTAAATTGCATAGAAATCATAGTGGCCAAAAACATTCAtctaaaaatactaataataataataataataataataataataataatcataaaaataaaaataattatattcaacaaaaacatgaagaagaagaaagtCTTGTTGCTTTTACATCAACTGATCATTCACCagaaagtaaattaattgactcaaaagaagatttaaaaaaatgcattcAAATG atactCCAGATGCAAGATAATAAACCATTTGAAACTGAAAATGAGTCATTCACATCACCAGTATCATCAAGACAAGTGCCACGAAAATATTATACTAAAGCTGATAGCCAAGATAgtcagcagcaacaacaacaacaacagagtGTCACATTTGGTAAAAATGTATCATGGGAACCAATTGAAGCAGACAGTTCCATTGCTGATACTTCAATTATTCATTTCgatattaaatcaacaaaaccaCCATggaaatga
- the LOC122858551 gene encoding apolipoprotein D yields the protein MASIIIINGFNIIGIYCLFFVVVFGAQTNYYWKQSDDKIKCPKVKGLVNFDVSEFLGSWKIIQYYASSEEALAYKCMRAELSLSDNHNEITMNFTYNFIDDPINECVFGNITWKIPHYNDSPAHWIHTENPYEEIYNTYVLATDYNTWALLMHCAEKKKSPRYMSSYIMSRQNSLEPNAISYLREKLTRYDIDLEYMFPMKQSNCNHTIITNNNNNNNNNSYLALPMVQAARDIYQANQYKIQD from the exons atggcatcaattattattataaatggatttaatattattggaatttattgtttattttttgttgttgtatttggagctcaaacaaattattattggaaacaaagtgatgataaaattaagtGTCCAAAAGTCAAGGGACTTGTAAACTTTGATGTTTCTGAA tttctagGCTCAtggaaaataattcaatactaTGCAAGTTCAGAAGAGGCACTTGCTTATAAATGCATGAGAGCTGAATTGTCATTGTCTGATAACCACAATGaaataacaatgaattttacatataatttcattgatGATCCAATAAATGAATGTGTTTTTGGTAATATTACATGGAAAATACCACATTACAATGATTCACCAGCTCACTGGATTCATACCGAAAATCCat ATGAAGAAATTTACAATACATATGTACTTGCAACTGATTACAATACATGGGCATTATTGATGCATTgtgctgagaaaaaaaaaagtccaagATATATGTCAAGTTATATTATGAGTCGACAAAACAGCCTTGAGCCAAATGCCATTTCTTATTTAcgtgaaaaattaacaag ATATGACATTGATTTGGAGTACATGTTCCCAATGAAACAATCAAATTGCAACCACACAATTattaccaacaacaacaacaacaacaacaacaattcaTATCTAGCACTTCCAATGGTTCAAGCTGCAAGAGACATTTATCAAGccaatcaatataaaattcaagattaa
- the LOC122858552 gene encoding congested-like trachea protein has protein sequence MTETSHYIESFVSGGVGGVCTVVVGHPLDTIKVRLQTSPIPKPGESPLYKGTWDCAKKTVAKEGFRGLYKGMGAPLTGVAPVFAISFLGYGLGKDLQKNKNQDDELTLIQLFNAGAFSGIFTTSILAPGERIKCLLQVQHNQGTSTYNGPVDCAKKLYKQGGIRSIYKGTGLTLLRDIPASGVYFLTYDGLKRYMSKDNQPPGILPTIFAGGCAGITNWIVAMPPDVLKSRFQAAPEGTYKGIGDVFKVLMRQEGPFALYKGFVPVMLRAFPANAACFVGFELSVRLFKWASSNL, from the exons atgactgAAACTTCACATTATATTGAAAGTTTTGTAagtggtggtgttggtggtgtATGTACAGTTGTAGTTGGACATCCTCTTGATACGATTAAA GTTAGATTGCAAACATCTCCAATACCAAAACCTGGTGAATCACCACTTTACAAAGGAACATGGGATTGTGCAAAAAAAACTGTTGCAAAAGAAGGATTTCGTGGTCTTTACAAAG gcATGGGTGCTCCATTGACTGGTGTTGCTCCAGTATTTGCAATAAGTTTTTTGGGTTATGGACTTGGTAaagatttacaaaaaaataaaaatcaagatgatgaaTTGACAttgatacaattatttaatgctGGTGCATTCAGTGGTATATTTACAACAAGTATATTGGCACCTGGTGAAAGAATCAAATGTTTATTACAAGTTCAACACAATCAAGGTACCTCAACTTACAATGGACCTGTTGATTGtgcaaaaaaattgtataaacaaGGTGGTATACGTAGTATATACAAAGGAACTGGACTAACATTATTAAgag atataCCTGCAAGTggagtttattttttgacatatGATGGATTAAAAAGATACATGTCAAAAGATAATCAGCCACCTGGTATATTACCAACAATATTTGCTGGTGGATGTGCTGGTATTACAAATTGGATTGTTGCTATGCCACCTGATGTTTTAAAGAGTCGATTCCAAgctg caCCTGAAGGAACATACAAGGGTATTGGTGATGTATTTAAAGTATTGATGCGTCAAGAGGGTCCATTTGCACTTTACAAAGGATTTGTGCCAGTTATGCTCAGGGCTTTTCCAGCAAATGCAGCATGTTTTGTTGGTTTTGAATTATCAGTTAGGTTATTTAAATGGgcatcatcaaatttataa